One part of the Triplophysa rosa linkage group LG5, Trosa_1v2, whole genome shotgun sequence genome encodes these proteins:
- the LOC130554356 gene encoding gastrula zinc finger protein XlCGF57.1-like isoform X1 has translation MLQKWLNAGTTPALAFRMESVKEESEDTSDSEQSKMTNTEDTEEQTDLMEVQGNSEQPDEAEKKQLYEKRHLFLTEEKSLTCSQTPTTTESKNPFSCPQCGKSFTRKGHLAIHIAVHTGEKPYTCPQCGKSFTCKGSLKEHFRIHTGERPFTCPQCAKSFTNSGGLKRHLRIHSGERPFTCPQCEKSFPNPGELKRHISIHSGERPFTCAQCGKSYKQKEGLREHTKIHTGERPFACMLCGKSFTQHSTLKVHMKIHSGEKLHQCSECGRRFTEACNLKTHLLFHSGERPFHCDLCDKKFFLAVHLKTHMRIHEDERRYVCSFCGKSFLWLHGFKDHLKTHIGDKSYECLECGKAFARAAELKVHERIHTGEKPYKCSHCEKCFTQSSGLKVHERVHTGEKPYLCPSCGKTFSRYGSLGKHLKKACPKIAQ, from the exons ATGTTACAGAAGTGGTTGAAC GCTGGAACGACGCCCGCTTTAGCATTTAGGATGGAGTCAGTTAAAGAGGAGAGTGAGGACACGAGTGATTCGGAGCAAAGCAAAATGACAAATACTGAAGACACTGAGGAACAAACAG actTGATGGAGGTGCAGGGGAACAGTGAGCAGCCAGATGAAGCGGAGAAGAAACAACTGTATGAGAAACGCCATCTTTTCCTGACTGAAGAAAAATCTTTAACCTGCTCACAAACACCGACAACAACAGAAAGCAAAAATCCATTCAGCTGCCCACAGTGCGGAAAGAGTTTTACACGTAAAGGACACCTCGCAATCCACATTGCAGTTCACACTGGGGAGAAGCCTTACACGTGCCCTCAGTGCGGAAAGAGTTTCACGTGTAAAGGAAGCCTTAAGGAACACTTCAGGATTCACACAGGCGAGAGGCCTTTTACTTGCCCTCAGTGTGCAAAGAGTTTCACAAATTCAGGAGGTCTAAAGAGACATCTAAGAATTCACTCTGGGGAGAGGCCTTTCACCTGCCCTCAGTGCGAAAAGAGCTTCCCTAATCCAGGAGAGCTCAAGAGACACATAAGCATTCACTCTGGAGAGAGGCCGTTCACCTGcgctcagtgtggaaagagttacaAGCAAAAAGAAGGCCTTAGAGAACACACAAAAATTCATACTGGAGAGAGGCCTTTTGCGTGCATGTTATGTGGAAAAAGTTTCACACAACACAGCACCCTAAAGGTTCATATGAAAATCCATTCTGGAGAGAAATTGCATCAGTGCTCTGAATGTGGCAGGAGATTTACAGAGGCGTGCAATCTGAAAACCCATCTGCTCTTTCACTCAGGAGAACGACCCTTCCACTGCGATCTGTGCGATAAAAAGTTCTTTTTGGCCGTGCACCTTAAGACGCACATGAGGATTCATGAAGACGAGAGGCGCTACGTGTGTTCTTtctgtggaaagagtttcttATGGCTGCACGGCTTTAAAGACCATCTAAAAACGCATATTGGCGACAAGTCTTACGAGTGCTTGGAGTGCGGGAAAGCTTTTGCTAGAGCTGCTGAACTGAAAGTGCACGAGAGAATCCATACCGGCGAAAAACCTTACAAGTGTTCGCACTGTGAGAAGTGTTTCACTCAGTCATCGGGCTTGAAAGTACACGAGAGAGTTCATACTGGAGAGAAGCCGTACCTCTGCCCATCATGCGGAAAGACTTTCAGCCGATATGGTAGTCTAgggaaacatttaaaaaaggcTTGTCCAAAAATAGCACAGTAA
- the LOC130554359 gene encoding gastrula zinc finger protein XlCGF8.2DB-like isoform X2, translated as MKELMRVKESEDLNVVEQYQEHQDFISGDESLSSSDTENNSSQDDIQANTLFICPECGKSFTRKGHLKVHMVTHTGEKPYTCPECGSSFTCKTSLKEHCKIHSGEKPFTCPQCESSFARQEDLKRHIRIHTGEKPFTCPQCEKSFTCSGDLKRHLRTHTGEKPFPCPDCGKSFTQKEGLKEHEKIHTGEKLSACMLCGKSFTHPRSLKRHMKIHSGEKLHQCSECGKRFAEAGNLKTHLLSHSGERPFHCDQCDKKFFLAVHLKTHMRIHEDERRYVCSFCGKSFLWLHGFKDHLKTHIGDKSYECLECGSTFARAAELKVHERIHTGEKPYKCSQCEKCFTQSGALKVHERVHTGEKPYLCPSCGKTFSRYGNLGKHLKTACPKSSQ; from the exons ATGAAAG agCTGATGCGAGTCAAGGAAAGTGAAGATTTGAATGTAGTGGAGCAGTATCAGGAACATCAGGATTTCATAAGTGGAGATGAATCTCTAAGTTCCTCAGACACCGAAAATAATTCTTCACAAGATGACATACAAGCTAACACATTGTTCATCTGTCCcgagtgtggaaagagtttcacgcGTAAAGGACACCTTAAGGTTCATATGGTTACTCACACCGGTGAGAAGCCTTACACATGTCCTGAGTGTGGAAGCAGTTTCACGTGTAAAACGAGCCTTAAGGAACACTGTAAAATTCACtctggagagaaacctttcaCATGCCCTCAGTGCGAGTCCAGTTTTGCTCGTCAAGAAGACCTTAAGAGGCACATAAGGATTCACACTGGCGAAAAGCCTTTCACCTGCCCTCAGTGCGAAAAGAGTTTCACATGTTCAGGAGACCTGAAGAGGCATTTAAGAACCCACACTGGAGAGAAGCCCTTCCCCTGCCCTGATTGCGGAAAGAGCTTCACACAAAAGGAAGGCCTCAAGGAACATGAAAaaattcacaccggagagaagCTTTCTGCATGCATGttgtgtggaaagagtttcacacatCCAAGAAGCCTTAAAAGGCACATGAAAATCCATTCTGGAGAGAAATTGCATCAGTGCTCTGAATGTGGCAAGAGATTTGCTGAGGCAGGCAATCTGAAAACCCATCTGCTCTCTCACTCAGGAGAACGACCCTTCCACTGCGATCAGTGCGATAAAAAGTTCTTTTTGGCCGTGCACCTTAAGACGCACATGAGGATTCATGAAGACGAGAGGCGCTACGTGTGTTCTTtctgtggaaagagtttcttATGGCTGCACGGCTTTAAAGACCATCTAAAAACGCATATTGGCGACAAGTCTTACGAGTGCTTGGAGTGCGGGAGCACATTTGCTAGAGCTGCTGAATTGAAAGTGCACGAGAGAATCCATACCGGCGAAAAACCCTACAAGTGTTCACAATGTGAGAAGTGTTTCACTCAGTCAGGAGCCCTGAAAGTACACGAGAGAGTTCATACTGGAGAGAAGCCGTACCTCTGCCCATCATGCGGAAAGACTTTCAGCCGATATGGTAATTtgggaaaacatttaaaaacggcTTGCCCAAAATCGTCACAGTAA
- the LOC130554356 gene encoding gastrula zinc finger protein XlCGF8.2DB-like isoform X2, which produces MEVQGNSEQPDEAEKKQLYEKRHLFLTEEKSLTCSQTPTTTESKNPFSCPQCGKSFTRKGHLAIHIAVHTGEKPYTCPQCGKSFTCKGSLKEHFRIHTGERPFTCPQCAKSFTNSGGLKRHLRIHSGERPFTCPQCEKSFPNPGELKRHISIHSGERPFTCAQCGKSYKQKEGLREHTKIHTGERPFACMLCGKSFTQHSTLKVHMKIHSGEKLHQCSECGRRFTEACNLKTHLLFHSGERPFHCDLCDKKFFLAVHLKTHMRIHEDERRYVCSFCGKSFLWLHGFKDHLKTHIGDKSYECLECGKAFARAAELKVHERIHTGEKPYKCSHCEKCFTQSSGLKVHERVHTGEKPYLCPSCGKTFSRYGSLGKHLKKACPKIAQ; this is translated from the coding sequence ATGGAGGTGCAGGGGAACAGTGAGCAGCCAGATGAAGCGGAGAAGAAACAACTGTATGAGAAACGCCATCTTTTCCTGACTGAAGAAAAATCTTTAACCTGCTCACAAACACCGACAACAACAGAAAGCAAAAATCCATTCAGCTGCCCACAGTGCGGAAAGAGTTTTACACGTAAAGGACACCTCGCAATCCACATTGCAGTTCACACTGGGGAGAAGCCTTACACGTGCCCTCAGTGCGGAAAGAGTTTCACGTGTAAAGGAAGCCTTAAGGAACACTTCAGGATTCACACAGGCGAGAGGCCTTTTACTTGCCCTCAGTGTGCAAAGAGTTTCACAAATTCAGGAGGTCTAAAGAGACATCTAAGAATTCACTCTGGGGAGAGGCCTTTCACCTGCCCTCAGTGCGAAAAGAGCTTCCCTAATCCAGGAGAGCTCAAGAGACACATAAGCATTCACTCTGGAGAGAGGCCGTTCACCTGcgctcagtgtggaaagagttacaAGCAAAAAGAAGGCCTTAGAGAACACACAAAAATTCATACTGGAGAGAGGCCTTTTGCGTGCATGTTATGTGGAAAAAGTTTCACACAACACAGCACCCTAAAGGTTCATATGAAAATCCATTCTGGAGAGAAATTGCATCAGTGCTCTGAATGTGGCAGGAGATTTACAGAGGCGTGCAATCTGAAAACCCATCTGCTCTTTCACTCAGGAGAACGACCCTTCCACTGCGATCTGTGCGATAAAAAGTTCTTTTTGGCCGTGCACCTTAAGACGCACATGAGGATTCATGAAGACGAGAGGCGCTACGTGTGTTCTTtctgtggaaagagtttcttATGGCTGCACGGCTTTAAAGACCATCTAAAAACGCATATTGGCGACAAGTCTTACGAGTGCTTGGAGTGCGGGAAAGCTTTTGCTAGAGCTGCTGAACTGAAAGTGCACGAGAGAATCCATACCGGCGAAAAACCTTACAAGTGTTCGCACTGTGAGAAGTGTTTCACTCAGTCATCGGGCTTGAAAGTACACGAGAGAGTTCATACTGGAGAGAAGCCGTACCTCTGCCCATCATGCGGAAAGACTTTCAGCCGATATGGTAGTCTAgggaaacatttaaaaaaggcTTGTCCAAAAATAGCACAGTAA
- the LOC130554359 gene encoding gastrula zinc finger protein XlCGF57.1-like isoform X1 produces the protein MEIEDLSDPEPRSVSNESIDEDDEGELMRVKESEDLNVVEQYQEHQDFISGDESLSSSDTENNSSQDDIQANTLFICPECGKSFTRKGHLKVHMVTHTGEKPYTCPECGSSFTCKTSLKEHCKIHSGEKPFTCPQCESSFARQEDLKRHIRIHTGEKPFTCPQCEKSFTCSGDLKRHLRTHTGEKPFPCPDCGKSFTQKEGLKEHEKIHTGEKLSACMLCGKSFTHPRSLKRHMKIHSGEKLHQCSECGKRFAEAGNLKTHLLSHSGERPFHCDQCDKKFFLAVHLKTHMRIHEDERRYVCSFCGKSFLWLHGFKDHLKTHIGDKSYECLECGSTFARAAELKVHERIHTGEKPYKCSQCEKCFTQSGALKVHERVHTGEKPYLCPSCGKTFSRYGNLGKHLKTACPKSSQ, from the coding sequence agCTGATGCGAGTCAAGGAAAGTGAAGATTTGAATGTAGTGGAGCAGTATCAGGAACATCAGGATTTCATAAGTGGAGATGAATCTCTAAGTTCCTCAGACACCGAAAATAATTCTTCACAAGATGACATACAAGCTAACACATTGTTCATCTGTCCcgagtgtggaaagagtttcacgcGTAAAGGACACCTTAAGGTTCATATGGTTACTCACACCGGTGAGAAGCCTTACACATGTCCTGAGTGTGGAAGCAGTTTCACGTGTAAAACGAGCCTTAAGGAACACTGTAAAATTCACtctggagagaaacctttcaCATGCCCTCAGTGCGAGTCCAGTTTTGCTCGTCAAGAAGACCTTAAGAGGCACATAAGGATTCACACTGGCGAAAAGCCTTTCACCTGCCCTCAGTGCGAAAAGAGTTTCACATGTTCAGGAGACCTGAAGAGGCATTTAAGAACCCACACTGGAGAGAAGCCCTTCCCCTGCCCTGATTGCGGAAAGAGCTTCACACAAAAGGAAGGCCTCAAGGAACATGAAAaaattcacaccggagagaagCTTTCTGCATGCATGttgtgtggaaagagtttcacacatCCAAGAAGCCTTAAAAGGCACATGAAAATCCATTCTGGAGAGAAATTGCATCAGTGCTCTGAATGTGGCAAGAGATTTGCTGAGGCAGGCAATCTGAAAACCCATCTGCTCTCTCACTCAGGAGAACGACCCTTCCACTGCGATCAGTGCGATAAAAAGTTCTTTTTGGCCGTGCACCTTAAGACGCACATGAGGATTCATGAAGACGAGAGGCGCTACGTGTGTTCTTtctgtggaaagagtttcttATGGCTGCACGGCTTTAAAGACCATCTAAAAACGCATATTGGCGACAAGTCTTACGAGTGCTTGGAGTGCGGGAGCACATTTGCTAGAGCTGCTGAATTGAAAGTGCACGAGAGAATCCATACCGGCGAAAAACCCTACAAGTGTTCACAATGTGAGAAGTGTTTCACTCAGTCAGGAGCCCTGAAAGTACACGAGAGAGTTCATACTGGAGAGAAGCCGTACCTCTGCCCATCATGCGGAAAGACTTTCAGCCGATATGGTAATTtgggaaaacatttaaaaacggcTTGCCCAAAATCGTCACAGTAA